A single window of Acidobacteriota bacterium DNA harbors:
- a CDS encoding AbrB/MazE/SpoVT family DNA-binding domain-containing protein: MQTSKLSSKSQVTLPKEVRAALRAKPGDVIAYEIEDNVVYLKRVEPFDAAFHKALTHTLNEWASAEDEEAFRDL, translated from the coding sequence ATGCAAACCAGCAAGCTTTCCAGCAAAAGTCAGGTCACGTTGCCCAAAGAAGTTCGCGCGGCGCTCAGGGCCAAGCCGGGTGATGTCATTGCCTACGAGATCGAAGACAACGTGGTTTATCTCAAACGGGTCGAACCCTTCGACGCGGCTTTTCATAAAGCGTTGACCCATACGCTCAACGAATGGGCCAGCGCCGAAGACGAGGAGGCTTTCCGTGACCTCTAA
- a CDS encoding type II toxin-antitoxin system PemK/MazF family toxin: protein MAQWEVVIVPFPFSNQPGTKRRPALVLSESRFNRQGHVVLAMITTTGHQPWPGDVTVGDLKAAGLTAPCLVRLKLFTLDQRLIVKKIGHLAATDRQQVSRQLQTYLPW, encoded by the coding sequence CTGGCACAATGGGAAGTCGTCATCGTGCCGTTTCCATTCAGCAATCAACCCGGCACGAAACGCCGTCCCGCACTGGTCTTGAGTGAGAGTCGCTTCAACCGACAGGGGCACGTCGTGCTGGCGATGATTACGACCACCGGACATCAGCCGTGGCCGGGCGATGTCACGGTCGGCGATCTCAAGGCTGCGGGGTTAACGGCGCCTTGTCTGGTGCGCTTAAAACTTTTCACGCTCGACCAACGGTTGATTGTCAAAAAGATCGGTCATCTGGCGGCCACCGACCGCCAACAAGTCAGCCGCCAATTGCAAACTTACCTGCCGTGGTAA